The Actinomycetota bacterium sequence CGTTCTCCCAGACCCTCGCGTCTATCTTCCCGCTCTTGTCCGCCAGCTCGAGGGCCAGGTAGGGGGCTCCCGCCTTCGTCTTGCGCAACTCCTTGCGCGCCACCACGAAGACGCTCTTTACCTCCTCTCCCGGCTCCAGCTCGCTCACCAGCTGCTTGGGCATCTCGTCCTCCCTTTCGCGTGCCGTCACCGTCGCCGGTATGACTTCTCGTTTGCGGGTTCCCGCCGCCCGGGATGCAAGGCCTCCCTGTTCGCTATCCTGCCTTTATCTTCTTTCCCAGGCGGCTTTTTCCTCCGCTGCCCCGGGACGACGCTGACAGGAGCAGGTTCCCCCGCCTCTTGCCGCATGCAGGCCCGGCCTTCGCGGGAATCGCTTCTCACCCTTCGCACTCATGATAATGCGTGGTGACGACAGGATGATGCGGGGCGACGACAGGCGGCCCGCGTCATCCGTTCTCGCGGGAGCGCCGCCTGGCCGCCGGGCTCCTCGCCCACGCGCACCTCCTGTCGCCGCCCCCTGGTTCAGCGCGCATCGGTGCCCCGCGCCTGCGCCGGGCTACACCTATCGCGCGCCTTCCGGAACCCGCCCTTTCCGTGGAGTAGGCCGGCTTCCTCGACGGCGCGGGCCAAACCGCGCTTCAGGAAGGAGAGCTCCGCTGGATCCAGCCGGCCCCCGCCGTAGCGCGCCCTTTCAAAGAGGCGGAATTCCTCCTCGAGGCTTATCCCGGGGAGCGCGGAAGCGACGCGCTCCCGGTACTCCCACAGCGTCTGCTGGGGCACGCGCGCGATCCCCAGGGGCTCCAGGGAGCGCAGGAACGCCTCCATGGCCGCGATGGGGTCGCCGGCAAGGGCAAGTGCGTGCGCGCTGCGGCGGCGCGCTCGCGCGCGAACCGCGAAGGCGGCGGCGACGAGCAGGAGGAAGAAGGTAGCCGGGAGCCAGGGCGCCTCGCGCGAAGAATAGGCGAGGCCGGAAAACAGGCCCTTCACCCCGGAGGCGAGGGCGGAGAAGGCGGATTTGAAGAAAGCCCGCAGGGAGGGAGGGAAAAGGGAGGCGATGCCGCGGCCGAGCCACGAGAAGAGGTCCCTGAATATCCAGAATATTCCATATGACTGCCGGTAGTCGGGCAGCGCGAAACCGGGCGTCGGCTCCCTGGCCACCCAGCCCACGCCCGGCAGATAGATCTCGGCCCACGCGTGCGCGTCGTCCAGGCTCACCTCGTAGAGGCCGGTGAAGGGATTGTATTCACCCGTGGAGTAGCCTGTCACCACGCGGGAGGGGACCCCCGCCAGGCGGCAGAGGACGGCGTAGGCGGTGGCGAAGTGCTCGCAGTACCCGCGCCGGGTCTCGAAGAGGAAAAAGTCCACCGCGTCCTTCCCCGGGGGCAGGGGGGGCACGTCCAGGGAATATTCGTAGTTGCGCGCCAGGTAGTCCTCGATGGCCCGGGCCTTTACCAGCACGTTGCCTTCGCGGGGCGCGATCTCCTCGGCAAGCCGCCGCACGCGTTCCGGCAGCTCGGGCAGCTCGAGGTAGGGGGCCATCTCCCCCTCGCGCACCCTTCCCGCCATGGGCAGGAGTTCATCGTCGCTGTACTCGATGCAGTACGAGACCGCGCTGTAAACCAGCCCCTGGGACAGGGTGAAGGGGCTTTTCAGGCCGGACTCGTCCCGGTAGATGTAGTCGGAGGGGTAATAGAGCAGGGCTGGACGGTAAGCCGCGAAGATGACGTTGGGCTGCTCGCTCTCGAGGTAGTAGGTCTGCACCAGGTTTTTCGTCGCCAGGTGCGATTGCCCCTCCGTCATGGTGATGGTGAAGGGCTGCTCCGGCGTGTACAGCCTTTCCGGCTCCCCCTGGGGCAGCTCCCACGCAAAGCCGTTGTACCGGCGGAAGACCAGCCCGCTCCAGTAGGCGGGGTCGCTGGCCCGCACCTTCATGACCGGCAGGTCCGACATCACCCCTCGCGAGCGGAGATCCAGGAAGGGACCGAAGCCGAAGTAGGCCTCGGGGTTGACCTCGAGGGGATCGCGGGGCGGGCGGGAGGGCAGGTCGGGATAGCCCGGGTTGGAAAGGCTGTAACCCTGCGGCGAGAAGACGGAGCGCCGCAGCGAGAAGGGCAGCGAGCGCAGGTAGGTCACGGAAAAGCGCGGCAGGAAGGCGCCGAAGGCGAGGCTCGCCACCGTTACCGCCACCAGGAGGGCGGAAAGCGTCGCAGAGACCCTGCGGTAGGTGCCCCGGGCGACGGCCGCCCTCCCCGTGCCGGCGGAGAGGGAGATGAGGCGCGACCTCTGGGCATGGTACAGGGCGGGGACGGCGCAGAGCAACCAGATCAGGACTATCCAGGCGAAGGCGGTGGTGACGGAATAGGAGCCGGCCAGCGCCAGGAGGATGAAGGAGCTCACCAGGGAATAGAGGAGGTCGCGGCGGCGCGGAAGGTCGAAGCTGTGCAGCACCTGCACCCAGAGGAACAACTCCGCCAGGGGGATGCGGAGGTCATAGGGCTGCAGGTAGGACTGGCGCAGGAAGGAGGCGCAGGCGGCCAGCACCAGCAGGGCGATCAGCGCCTTGATGGGGATGTTGTGATTGTAACGGCGCCACCAGCTGACCAGGAACCCCAGGGCTATGAGGGCGAGGCAGGGCACGACGAGCGAGGGATTTATCACCCCCTGCCAGGCGAGAGCAAGGACGGAGACCGACACGGAAGCCCATACTGCGATGCGGAACCCCCGCGAATCGTCCACGTCGCGCGGGGCTACGAGGTCCTTCAGGCGGGAAAGGAGCTTTCCAGGCATTGCGCTATGTCATCTCCCTCGCGATAGAGCGCGAACCCCCGCCTGCCCTGCCCGTGGCCGTCCGGGATACCCTGCGGTAGGGCCCCGCCCGTCCCATCCCTCCCGCGCATGGGACTCCCCTCGCCTTCGGCGGCGGGGGCCACGATGACCGGGAGGGTGCGGCACGGGAGCGAGGGGTCGTCGGTGGCGGGCTCCCACCCCGCGCCCCCCGCGAACACCAGCCGGAAGAGCGTGCAACCTCCCGTGAGAAGAAAGCGCAGGCCCTGTACCTGCTCCCGCGGAGGCAGGGCGCAGGTCGGCTGCAGGGACGCCAGCCAGCGCAGGGCGCCGGGCAGCCCCTGGGGCTCGTGGAGCAGGAGCTCCCGTCCCTCGTAAGCCGCAAGGGTGACCGGGTGTCCGCGCAGCTGCGCGTAGCAGGCGATGCTGGCGGCAAGGCGCGCCTGTATGTCCAGGGGGGGATCCTCCCGCATCTTCTTGCCCGTGATCTGGCGGTTGTCGATGAGGACGAGGACGGGCATGCTCGTTTCCTCTTCGAACTCCCTGACCACCAGCTCGCCCCGGCGCGCGGTGGACTTCCAGTGCACGTGGCGCAGGGGGTCGCCCGCCTGGAATTCCCTCACGCCGTAGAAATCCATGCCGCTGCCCCTGGAGGAAAGGCTGGCCGTGGACCACGCCGCACGCGGCAGCGAGTCGAGCAGCGGGAGGCGTTGCAGTTCCACGTGGGAAGGGAGCACGGTCAGGCGGGAGGCGACCGCGAGTCTTGCCTGGTGTTTCGCCAGCCCCAGGATCCCCTCGGAGTATATGTACACGGGCCAGTCACGATACTCGCCCCTGCGCAGCCCCCCGCGGCGGTAGGAGAGGGACGCCGCCTGCCCGGCCTCCACCCGGGGCAGGAAGAGCGCGACCCTGCCGCACGAGGGACCGGCTTGCTCCGCGCGCTCATGTGGCGGGCTTTCGGAGGGCCAGCGGAAACCGCGGCGCAGGCGCCCGGGACGGAAACCCCTGGACGCGGCCACAAGAGACGGGTCTTCGTCCACGAGCAGCAGGAGGTTGCGGGAGAAGCGGCCGCGGTTGCGGACGCGCAGGGTTATCTCGACCGTTTCCCCCTCCACCGCCTCTTCTTTCACCAGGCGCTCGACCTCCAGCCTTCTGACCTCCGCCAGGGAATCCACCCATGAGACCGCGACGGCGGCGATACAGAGGCCGGCAAGCCAGAACAACCAGCCGGACTGCGAGTTGATGCCGATGAGGATCATGGAAAAGGCGAGGGCGAGAGCCGCGACGGTACGCAAAGCCAGCAAGGCAACCCCCTAGAGCACCGGGACGGGGATGCTCTCCATGACCTTCATGACCAGGGAGCGCGCATCGTCGAGCCTGCGGGAGCGCGAGGAGGGGATGACGCGGTGTGAGAGCACGGGAACGGCCATGGCCTTGATGTCGTCGGGGGTCACGAAGTCGCGGCCGGAGAGGAACGCCCTGGCCTGGGAGGTGCGGACGAGGAAGATGGACCCGCGCGGGCTCGCGCCGAGGAAGAGGCCCTCTTCCTCGCGGGTCGCCCGCACCAGGCTCACCGCGTACGAGAGGACGTCGGGATGGACCTTCACCGCCCTGGCGGCACGCTGCAGCTCGGGGATGTCCGCGGCGACGAGCACGGGTTCCAGCGAGCTCACGGGGTGGTCCCTGAGCTGGGCCGCCACCACCTCCTGCTCCGTCTCCCGCGAGGGGTAGCCGAGGGTGATGCTCATGCAGAAGCGGTCGAGCTGTCCCTCCGGCAGGGGATAGGTGCCGTGGTATTCAACCGGGTTCTGGGTGGCGATGACGAAGAAGGGCCTCGGGAGGGGATATGTGGCCCCGTCCGCGGTCACCTGCCCCTCGTCCATGGCCTCCAGCAGGCTGGACTGGGTGCGGGGGGTGGCGCGGTTTATCTCGTCCGCCAGCACCACGTTGGCGAAGATGGGTCCGGGCTTGAACTCGAAATCCGACGACCTCTGGTCGAAGACCGTGGTCCCCGTCACGTCGGAGGGAAGCAGGTCGGGCGTGAACTGGATGCGGCGGTAGGTGCCGTTGATGGAGAGGGCGAGGGAACGCGCCAGCATGGTCTTGCCCACGCCGGGCACGTCTTCGACCAGGAGGTGGCCCCCGCTCAGGAGGGCGATCACCGCCAGCGCGACCTGCTCGTCCTTTCCCCGTATCACCCGGCAGATGTTATCCACCAGGGCCCGCGCCGGCCCTTCCCTTCCCTCGACGTGTTGCGGTTCCAGCAAGCGTCACCCTTCCCTTCTCTTGTCCGGAAACCTCTTACCAGGAGTCTTTTTCCTGAACACACTTTCTATATCGAGATTACAGGGGGGGATGTTAATACACAACGACGGATGTCACGCGCGCCGTCGCGGTCTCGTGTTCCTGTACGGAGAAGGGTCTGCAGGGTGGAAGGACCCGGCGGCGGGAGGGGGATAACGCCGGGCGCGGAGGACAGGCGGGCGTTCGTCGCCGTGGGAGGGGGCCGGCGGGTTAGAATAGGGGGGAAGACGGTGGAGGGGAAGGCGGCTGGGGGCAGCGGCCGCCTGCCTCCGGGCATCGTGCTGCGGGCATGCGGAGGGATGCGTAAGGCGAAGAAGCGTCGTGGGCGAGAGGTCCCGGGTGAACGGGCGAGAGATCCGGGGGGAACGGCGGAAGCGGCGGTACAGTAGGAGGGGGAACACGATGAGGGAGCGGAGCGAGGCGCTCTTTTTCCGGCCGGACGAGGTGCTGCCGCCGCGGGTCGGGGCCGAGCGCGGCGCTTGCGAGGCGGTGGTGGAGGTGGCGGGCAGGGACAGCGTAGCGGCGGCGCTGGTGCTGGCCCGCGCGGAGGGTTTGAGCCGGCTGCTGCCCGCCATAGCCTATACGGGGACGGAATTCGACGACCTCGGCTCCCTGTTCGCCAACGTGGAGCGCATGCGGCGCCTTCTCGCCGCGGAGGGGATCAGGGTGGAAGAACCCGTCGTCGTCGGCTCGCCCCGCTGGTGGAACGCCGTCATCGGGAGGGTCAACTCCATCCTCTCCCGCCGCTACGGCCCCTGGCATATATGCATCGGGTGCCACATGTACCTGCACGCGCTGCGCGTCCCCCTCTGCTGGAGCGCGGGAGTGGACCGGCTGGTGGCGGGGGAGAGGCTGGAGCACGGGGGCCGGATCAAGGTAAACCAGACGCGCGCCGCCGTGACGGCCTACCGCGAGGTGCTGGAGGAATTCGGGGTGCGGCTGGAGCTGCCCCTGCTGGAGCTCGACGACGAGGAGGGCATGAAAGCCCTGGTGGGCGAGTGGGAGGAGGGGCGCGATCAGCCTTCCTGCGCCCTTGCGGGCAATTACCTCGACAGGAGGGGAGGGGCGCAGGTGGACGATGAGGGCGTGCGCGCCTACCTCGCGGAATACCTGGTTCCGGTGACCAAGCGCATACTCGCGGAGTTGAGGAAGGGCGCGCCGGTGGACTACCGAGCGGCCGTCGTCGCGGTTCTGGAAAACATTGGAGAATAGCGCATGAGGGTACTCTTCATCGTCCTGGACGGCATGGCCGACGTCTCCCACCGGGAGCTCTCGTGGCGGACCCCCCTGCAGGCAGCCTCCACCCCTGCCCTCGACCTCCTTGCGGGGGAAGGGTGCTGCGCCCTCATGTACCCCGTGGCACCGGGGATATGCCCCTCAAGCGAGGTGGCGCACTGGAGCATGTTCGGCTACCGCCCGGAGGAATTCCCCGGGAGGACCTACCTTCACGCGCTGGCGGCGGGAATCCCCTGCGAGGAAGGGGACGCACTCTTCATGCTCAACCTGGTCCCGGTGGAGAGGAGGGGGAACGGGCTCTTCGTGCGGGACGGAAGCGGCCTGCCGGTCGCGGACATCTGCGCGGCGTGGGCGGAGAGGTTGCGCGCCATGGCCGCTCCCGCCATCGGGCTGCACTACGTGGGAGGAATAGAGTTCATCGCGGTTGTGAGCGGCGGCTCCCCCCGCCTCATGTCCACGGACCCCTTCCTCCACCACCATCCCATCGCGACCCTGCAGGCCGCGGAAGACGGCGACGAAGACGATTCCGCGGCCTTCACCCTGCGGGCACTGGGCGGCTTCATGGCGGCGGCGGAAGAGGCCCTCGCCCGCGAGGAGGCGGGCCGGGGCGATATGGGACTGATCATGAAGTGGCCCTCGCGCGCGGCGGCGGTGGAGGGGTTCAGGGAGAGGCACGGCATGGATGCGGCCGCCGTGGTCTCCACCCCCTGCTTCGAGGGCATGGGAAGGCTGCTGGGGATGCGGGTGGCGAAGACGGGGGAGGAGGGCGCGGAGGAGGACCTCGCCGCAAAGCTCGCGGCGGCGGAAGGCCTGCTGGCAGGGGGAAGCGAGTTCGTGTTCGTGCACAGCAAGCACGCCGACGAGGCCGCCCACACGGGCGACCCCGAGGCTAAGGTAGACGCGATCGAGGGTTTCGACCGCGCCCTGGCGTCGTTCCCGCGCCTCTTCGACGATCCCGAGCTGCTGGCCGTCGTCACCTCCGATCATTCCACGCCAACCACGCGTGACCCCCGCGTCATACACGGCGGCGACCCCGTGCCGGTTCTCTTCCACGGCGTCACGGTGAGGCGCGACGGCATCAGCGCTTTCGACGAGGTGAGCGCAGCCGCGGGAGGGATGGGGCAGATCTCGGGGCGGGACCTCATGCCCCTCATTCTCTACCTCTCGCGCCGCGCCCCCTTCTTCACCGGATGGACATGAGCCGGTGATGGGGGCCGGTCCGTGTCCGGTTGGGTATAGAGCAGTCCTTCTTCCGGCCCGGGGCCTCAGGCATGGATGGGGCCAAGCCCCCGTTTCAGGCCCCCGTTTGTATCCGGAGGTTATAATGATATGCGCATCGCCGGATGATGCGGGGAGGAGGCTTAAAGGTGGCGACGGTTGAGTTCACCCTGCATGCGAGCGGGGTAGCCATACGGGGGGAAGTGATCGCGCCGGACGGGAAGGGCCAGGCGCCCCTGGTCATCCTTTGCCACGGCATACCAAGCGGGGCGCCCACGGAGGGCGACCCCGGCTACGAGGCCCTCGCGGAGAGGTTCAACCGGGAAGGGGTCGCGGCCTGCATCTTCAACTTCCGGGGAACGGGGGAATCGGGGGGCGATTTTTCCCTGCCGGGCTGGATGCGGGACCTGGAAGCGGTGCTGGACGCGGCGCGGGGGGCGGAAGATGCCTTCCGGGCGTGCGATCCCCGCAGCATCGCCATGATGGGGTTCAGCGGGGGAGGGGCGGTGAGCATCGTCTGTGCGGCCCGCACGGGCGGGTTGCGCGCCCTGGCGGCCATTTCCGCGCCCGCTGATTTCTCTCATCTCATCACCCGCGAGGGGATCGGGGGTTTCATAGCGCACGCGCGCGAGATCGGGATCATACGCGACCCGCGTTATCCCGCTTCGGAGGAGGAGTATTACCGGGAGATGCACGAATGCCGTCCCGTGGAGGTTGTGGCGAGGATATCCCCCACGCCGCTGCTCATCGTGCACGGGGACGACGACGACACGGTGCCCGTCACGGAGGCGCGGCTCCTCTACGAGGCGGCGCGGGAACCCAAGGAGCTTTTCATCGTCCCGGGCGGGGGGCACAGGCTCAGGCTCGACGAAGTGGCCATGGACAAGGCCGTTAGCTGGATGCTTCAGAGGCTGCGGTAGGGGGTTGAGACAGGGCATAACGGCGTCGCGCACACAAGAGGAAAAGCCGGATCGGCGACAAGCTTTGTCGCGTTTTCCCGTGGATCACGTCGCCACGCCTGTGTCCGGGAAAGCCGGCGCTGCGCGGGTAGCGGGCAGGGAGGCCCTCACATGCTCTCGGGGGCGGAGACGCCCAGCAACGCCAGGCCGTTGCGCAGCACCTGCAGGGTGCAGCGGACCAGGAAAAGGCGGGCGGCGGTGAGGCCGGCGTCGTCGCTGATGACGCGGTGGCGGTTGTAGAAGAGGTGGAAGGCGGCGGCGAGCTCTTCCAGGTAACGGGTCAGGCGGTGTGGCGCGCGGTCCAGGGCGGCGTCGCGCACCAGCTCCTCGAACTCGAAGAGCTTCAGTGCCAGGTCCATCTCCTCCTCGGCGCCGAGCAGGCGCAGGGTTTCCGGGTCCGGGATCTCCTCGCTCAGCTCGAGTCCCCGCCCCAGGCCGTAGCGCAGGATGCTGCAGATGCGCGCGTGCGCGTACTGCACGTAGTAGACGGGGTTTTCCATGCTCTCCTCCACCGCGAGCTGGATGTCGAAGTCGAGCGCCGTGTCCTGGCTGCGGGTGAGGAAGAGGTAGCGGGCGGCGTCCCTTCCCACCTCGGCCACCAGCTCGTCGAAGGTGACCATCTCTCCCGTGCGCTTGGACATGCGCACCGGTTCGCCGCCGCGCTTGAGGTTCACCAGCTGGCCCAGAATGACCTCCAGGACACCGGGACGGCCCTTGGCCTCCATGGCGGCCTGCATGCGGCGCACGTAGCCGTGGTGGTCCGCCCCCCAGATGTTGATGAGGTGCCCGTATCCCCGCGCGAGCTTGTCCAGGTGGTAGGCGATGTCGGCGGCGAAGTAGGTGGGAGCGCCGTTTCTGCGCACCAGCACCCGGTCCTTGTCGTCTCCGAAGCGGGAGGTGGCCATCCACACGGCGCCGTCCTTCTCGTAGGCCAGTCCCTCTTCCAGTAATTTCCTTATCTCCCTTTGCACGCTCCCGCTGCGGTGCAGCTCGCGTTCGCTGAACCAGGTGTCGAAGTGCACGCCGAAGGCGTCCAGGGATTCCCGGATGTGGGCGAGGGCGAGGCGGTAGGCCCTCTCCCCCAGCTCACGCCTCCGTTCCTCCGGGGGCGCGTCCGCCAGGCGGCCCCCGTCCTCCTCGATGAGGGCGCGGGCGATATCCTTGATGTAGGAGCCGTGGTAGCCCTCCTCGGGGAACCCCACCTCGCGGCCGACCAGCTCGAGGTAGCGGGCCTCCACCGAGGCGGCGAAGACCTCCATCTGTGTGCCGTGATCGTTGAGGTAGAACTCGCGGTCCACGTCGAAGCCCACCGCTTCCAGCAGGTTGCAGAGAACGTCTCCCAGCGCCGCCCAGCGCCCGTGCCCCACGTGCAGGGGCCCCACGGGATTGGCGGAGACGAACTCCACCAGCACCCGCTTTCCCCCGCCCAGCTCCCAGCGACCGTAGCCCTCCCCCTCGCCGGCCACGCGCACCAGCTCCGCGAGCACGCGGTCGCGGTCCAGGGAGAAGTTGATGAAACCGGGGCCTGCGACCTCCACCGCGCTCAACACGCGTGCGCCTGCCGAGCCCCCCTCCCCCGTCCCGCCGGCACGCGACATCGCCTCCAGGCGTCGCGACAGGGCCTCGGCCACGTCGCGCGGGCTGTGGCCCGCCCTGCTGGCCAGCACCAGGGCGACGTTGGTGGCCCAGTCCCCGTGCGCCTTGTGCCGGGGCCTCTCGAGGACGAAATCCACCCCCTCCGCGGGCGGGATCTCCCCGGCGCTTGCGGCCTCGGCGAGCGCCCGCTCGATGAGTTCACGCAATTCCTTGACGATCAACGGCCCTCCTCAATGCCTCGCCTTTACCCTGCGCCCTTCACCCACGGCGCCCTCCATCCGTAACCGTTTCCCACAAGGGCTTCCCCGGGAAAGAAAGCCTCTCCTTCCCGGGTGCGTCCCGGGATGTCCGGGGGTGGCCGCGCCGGCCGCACCGGGAACGCTTTGCGTACGCTGCCCGGGGCACGGAAGCCCTCCCGCGCCTCCGAGGGGCTCGGCCGGTAATGGCAATATATGCCATACAGCATTCGCGGGAAAGCCGGCTTTCGGCCGCGCTGCGCGCACGTCTATTTTAACCGAAAACATCATCGCCGGGTCGCTGGCGCCTTCGCCGCCATCTCTTTTTCCGGGGAAAGGGAGGTGCGTCTCAAGGGGTCGCAGCCGTCCCGCTTCGCGAGGGAGGCGGCATGGCTCGATGGTGGACTCCCGCGTACCCAATACGCGGAACATGCCGGTTTGTCCATGTTATCCATGCGGCAGGGGCGATGCACGGCCGCGCCCGTTTTACATGACGCCGAGTAATAAACGCAATGGCGGTCATGGAGATGCCGCAGCTCGACAGGGGAGATCCATCACGATCGCGTTGCATCATGATTGCATCCCGGAGATAACCTTGCCCGCGCCGTGGTGGGTGAAGGGGAGATCCATCAAGGTCACGTCGCATTATGGTCGCATCCGTTGATGGTGCCGTCGAGGGGGAAGACGAACCGGCCTCCCGGCCGGGAGGCCGGTTCGCTCGGGGGGTGCGGGGGGAGAACGGTTTTACGCGCTTTACACGCGTCAAAAGCGCGCCCTGCGCCCGGGGCGGGGCGCGAAAAAGCGGGGCCCGTCGCGGACCAGGAGCGATGCCAGCTCCGGGGCCACGGACTTTATGCGCTCGGCCTGCACGGAGGTGAGCTCGCCTTCCGCCACGAGGCGGTCGGCGATCTCCTCGATCTTGCCGGCGAGCGAGGATACGAGCCCGTCCACGGAGACCCCTTTATCCTCGGCCAGCTCGGCCACGGTCTTTCCGTTGCCCAGCTCTTCCTCCAGGACATCCACCGTAACCCCCAGCTCGCCGGCGAGGAACTCCGCGAGCTCCCCGCGGCAGGCCATCAGCGTTTCCAGCCTGTCGAGCCTTTCTTCCCGGAATTTCTGCAACGGCGTCTCGGGCGGGCAGGCACGCATCTCCCTCCAGGGACTTTCCTGCCGCGGCAACCGCACCTCGGGGCGGTCGTCTCCCTGCCTACCCACAGCGTAGCCGATGGCGAACATCCCGCCGAGAAGGAGGACCGCCAGGACCCCCATGGCGATGCCCGCCCACAACCTGTGCCGGCCGAACCAGCTCGCGGAACTTGCGGGCGGGGTGGCGTCGGGAGACGATGCTGGCTGCATGGGCCGCGTGCCCGCCGCAGCCGCCTCCTCTTCCCTCGTGGCCGGCGGCTGCGTTTCCGCCTTCTCGCCCCCGGTTCCGGCTTCCCCGCCCGCCGTGGTTGAAGGTTGCATCTCCGCGGAAGGCCGCTCTTCTCCTGCCGGCGCTGCTCCGTTCTTCTCGATGTCCATACGCTTCACCTTCCTTCCCCGCGCGGCCTAGGCCGTGTTTCATCCACATTTGACGCACGGCGGACCCGGCATGATCCCGTGTCCGTTTATCCTTCCATTTCCAGGCCCGTGAGCCGCCCGTCCCGCATATGATAAGCCCAGTCCGCCGCCCGCAGGATGTCCTCGTCGTGGGTGACGATGATCACGCACTTGCCGTCCCTGCGCGCCAGCTCCGCCAGGATGTCCACCACCACCTTCCCCGTGGTGGAATCCAGGTTTCCCGTGGGCTCGTCGGCAAGGATCACGTCGGGGTCGTTGGCCAGGGCCCGCGCGATGGCAACGCGCTGCTTTTCGCCTCCGCTCATGCGGTTGGTCCTGGCCCCCTGCAGGCGGTGGTCGATGCCCATCCTTTCCAGGAGCTCCTCCGCCCGCCTGCGCTGCTCCGCCGCGGGCACGCCCTCGAGGTCCATGGGAAGGGTGACGTTTTCCAGGGCCGTGAGGGAGGAGACGAGGTTGAACATCTGGAAGACGAACCCTACCCGCCTGCGCCGGTAATGGATGAGGTCGGCGTCCGGCCGGCAGATGTTCTCGCCGAAGACGTTTATCTCCCCCGCGTCCGGCCGCTCCAGCGAGCCGATGAGGTGGAGCAGGGTGGTCTTTCCGGAGCCGGACGGCCCCACGATGACCGTGACCTCGCCGCGGCGGGCAAGGAGGTCCACGTCGTCGACCGCCTTCACCTCGCCCGACTTCGCGCGATAGGCCTTGCTGACGTTTTTTACCTCCAAGAGGTCGTGCATCTTCCATCCCTCCCGTCTCGTGGTGTGCAGGGAGCCGGGGCCGAACACGCCTTACGACTCACTCCATGGTCAAGACCCGCGCCGGACGCAGCCGGGATATCCAGATAACGGGAACGCTCATCCCAAGAAGGCTGATTCCCAGGAGGATGAGGATCCCATAGACAAGCATGCTCCCCCGGTAGATGACGTCCAGCTCCACGCCCTGTCGGTTGCCGGAAGCGAAGGAGAACCTCCCTCCCTCCTTGTAGAGGTTTCCGGATATGCCCCGCATGGGGGGCGTATCGGCGCCGCCGGGGAACGTGGTCTGCTCCGTGGCGGCCGCGTTACCCTGGAGCAGCCAGTTACCCATGCGCTGGGATATGAAAGCGGAGGCGCCCGCGGCCAGGACGATGGCCACCAGGCACAGGCACAGCACCTCCGCCGCGTACTGCACGAGTACCTGGCGGTCGGTGGCGCCGATGGCCTTGAGCACCCCCAGCTCCCTGGTGCGGCCCCCCACGATGATGGCCATGGCCAGGATGATGATGAGCGCGCAGGCGCCCAGGGCTCCCGCCAGCCCGATGGTTGAGGCCTTGCCCGTTTTCTGCAGGGGGTCCGAGATGGACTCGAAGTCGGAGTAGTCCGTGGCAAGCTCGTACTTGTCGCCGTTCTCCAGACCCTCTACTACCATTTCCTGGAAGGCAGCCTGCACCGCGGCGCTGCTGTCTGCGCTGTCCAGGTAGTAATAGCCGAGCTCCACGTAGCCGGGCGTCCCGTTGAGCTCCTGGACCACGGAGAGAGGGGCGAAGAACTTGTTGCCGGCGGGGTTGAAGGCCTGGGGATTCTGCGCGGCGCCCCGCGCTTCCGCCTCCACCGTCTCGTAGATGCCGATTATCTCCAGCTCCATCTCGGAGCCCCTTCCCTCGGCGCCGGTGATAGCGGCGGTGATGGTGTCGCCCAC is a genomic window containing:
- a CDS encoding ABC transporter ATP-binding protein, which encodes MHDLLEVKNVSKAYRAKSGEVKAVDDVDLLARRGEVTVIVGPSGSGKTTLLHLIGSLERPDAGEINVFGENICRPDADLIHYRRRRVGFVFQMFNLVSSLTALENVTLPMDLEGVPAAEQRRRAEELLERMGIDHRLQGARTNRMSGGEKQRVAIARALANDPDVILADEPTGNLDSTTGKVVVDILAELARRDGKCVIIVTHDEDILRAADWAYHMRDGRLTGLEMEG
- a CDS encoding ABC transporter permease; this translates as MMGAINRGLRSFVRHPLSNLVVVLLIFVCLTFSLSMLAVKLSADAQVEEVKSGVGNYAELRVSSEYQMKLFSEQREQDPARRQAEARKMSGEELLAERTSTLVPEEMVDGFSLLPEIISFDKVLETRVSLEGITGSELETMLSLRQGMPGSSSSSASADMFQFEGNTNGASASDFLLGNKALAEGSFYTYQDHLNANPVVLVERTLAEENGLSVGDTITAAITGAEGRGSEMELEIIGIYETVEAEARGAAQNPQAFNPAGNKFFAPLSVVQELNGTPGYVELGYYYLDSADSSAAVQAAFQEMVVEGLENGDKYELATDYSDFESISDPLQKTGKASTIGLAGALGACALIIILAMAIIVGGRTRELGVLKAIGATDRQVLVQYAAEVLCLCLVAIVLAAGASAFISQRMGNWLLQGNAAATEQTTFPGGADTPPMRGISGNLYKEGGRFSFASGNRQGVELDVIYRGSMLVYGILILLGISLLGMSVPVIWISRLRPARVLTME